A stretch of Flavobacteriales bacterium DNA encodes these proteins:
- the serS gene encoding serine--tRNA ligase — MLELNYLRENRDEAELRLAKRNIDAKAALDKVRELDDARRAAQTELDGRQAELNSISKSVGELMKAGKKEEAEAAKSKSAELKAGIPELREKLEACEQSLRDHLVTLPNAPSAKVPVGKTPDDNTVVMQEGAVPDLGPHAKPHWELGEEYGFLHMDLGVKLTGAGFPVYSGQGARLQRALIAFFLDKATEAGYREIIPPHLVNADSAFATGQLPDKEGQMYHATVDDLYLIPTAEVPITNLYRDEIIDADRLPIRNVGYTPCFRREAGSYGAHVRGLNRVHQFDKVEIVRVEKPEDSYAALEEMVEHVKGLLRSLELPFRQLLLCGGDMGFASALTYDMEVYSAAQQRWLEVSSISNFETFQSNRLKLRYRDGNGKPRLAHTLNGSALALARIVAALLENNQGPEGIRIPKALQPYTGFALITK; from the coding sequence GAGGCCGAACTGCGGCTGGCCAAGCGCAATATCGATGCGAAGGCCGCCTTGGATAAGGTGCGCGAACTGGACGACGCGCGCCGCGCCGCACAGACCGAATTGGATGGCCGCCAAGCCGAGCTGAATAGCATCAGCAAGAGCGTGGGCGAGCTGATGAAGGCCGGGAAGAAGGAGGAGGCGGAGGCCGCCAAATCCAAGAGCGCGGAGCTGAAGGCCGGCATCCCGGAATTGCGTGAGAAGCTTGAGGCCTGCGAACAGTCCTTGCGCGATCACCTGGTGACCCTGCCCAATGCGCCGAGCGCCAAGGTGCCGGTGGGAAAGACCCCGGACGACAATACCGTGGTGATGCAAGAGGGCGCGGTCCCGGACCTCGGGCCCCATGCCAAGCCGCATTGGGAACTGGGTGAGGAGTACGGATTCCTGCACATGGACCTGGGCGTGAAGCTCACCGGCGCGGGCTTCCCCGTCTACAGCGGTCAAGGCGCCCGCTTGCAGCGCGCGCTCATCGCCTTCTTCCTCGACAAGGCCACCGAGGCGGGTTATCGCGAGATCATACCGCCGCATCTCGTGAACGCTGACAGCGCCTTCGCCACCGGACAGCTTCCCGACAAAGAAGGACAGATGTACCATGCCACAGTGGACGATCTGTACCTCATCCCTACTGCTGAGGTGCCCATCACCAACCTTTACCGTGACGAGATCATCGATGCGGACCGGCTGCCGATCAGGAATGTGGGCTACACGCCATGCTTCCGCCGCGAGGCCGGCAGCTATGGCGCGCATGTGCGCGGCCTCAACCGCGTGCACCAGTTCGATAAGGTGGAGATCGTGCGCGTGGAAAAGCCCGAGGACAGCTACGCCGCGCTCGAGGAGATGGTGGAGCACGTGAAAGGACTTCTGCGCTCGCTCGAATTGCCTTTCCGTCAACTCCTGCTCTGCGGCGGCGACATGGGTTTTGCCAGCGCCTTGACCTACGACATGGAAGTCTACAGTGCCGCCCAGCAGCGTTGGCTCGAAGTGAGCAGCATCAGCAACTTCGAGACCTTCCAGAGCAACCGCTTGAAGCTCCGGTACCGTGACGGGAACGGCAAGCCCCGGCTCGCGCACACCCTCAACGGCAGCGCACTGGCGCTTGCGCGGATCGTCGCCGCGCTGCTCGAGAACAACCAAGGCCCTGAGGGGATCCGCATCCCCAAGGCGCTGCAGCCCTACACCGGCTTCGCATTGATCACGAAATGA
- a CDS encoding DUF4286 family protein has translation MIIYNVTISIDAEAHDAWLAWMKEEHIPRVMATGQFVNSRMHKVLADDDGGITYAVQYAATDMVHYARYRDEHAPRLQAEAQERFGGRFHAFRTLLEVVHDA, from the coding sequence GTGATCATCTACAACGTCACCATCAGCATCGATGCTGAAGCGCACGACGCCTGGCTGGCGTGGATGAAGGAGGAGCACATCCCCCGCGTGATGGCCACCGGCCAGTTCGTGAACAGCCGCATGCACAAGGTGCTGGCCGATGATGACGGCGGCATCACTTACGCGGTTCAGTACGCCGCCACCGACATGGTGCACTACGCCCGCTACCGGGATGAGCATGCGCCGCGTTTGCAGGCCGAGGCGCAAGAACGCTTCGGCGGCCGGTTCCACGCCTTCCGCACCCTGCTTGAGGTGGTGCATGACGCATGA
- the rsmA gene encoding ribosomal RNA small subunit methyltransferase A: MNSVRAKKHLGQHFLKEDQVAQRVAEGLSGHGGYKHAIEVGPGTGALTKHLMARGGFGLTCFEVDHESVAYLKAQYPGLNVREADFLGMDPRSITDGPFAVVGNFPYNISTQIVFKVLEHRDRCTEVVGMFQKEVADRFRAPHGSRTYGITSVLAQAWYDVELLFHVEPGSFIPPPKVRSSVIRMKRNEADKLSCDEALFFRVVKTAFNQRRKTLHNALKPLPDLKAPLPERFAGKRAEQLSVADFVEMTTAIAAMNG; encoded by the coding sequence ATGAACTCCGTTCGGGCCAAGAAGCATCTGGGTCAGCACTTCCTCAAGGAGGACCAGGTCGCGCAGCGCGTGGCCGAGGGGCTCTCAGGCCATGGAGGTTACAAGCATGCGATCGAGGTCGGCCCCGGGACTGGTGCGCTCACGAAGCACTTGATGGCACGCGGCGGATTCGGGCTCACCTGCTTCGAGGTGGATCATGAATCGGTCGCTTACCTGAAAGCGCAGTATCCGGGCCTGAACGTGCGCGAGGCCGATTTCCTGGGCATGGACCCGCGCAGCATCACTGATGGCCCCTTCGCCGTGGTGGGGAACTTCCCGTACAACATCAGCACGCAGATCGTCTTCAAGGTGCTCGAGCACCGCGATCGATGCACCGAGGTGGTGGGCATGTTCCAGAAAGAGGTGGCGGATCGCTTCCGTGCCCCGCATGGCAGCAGGACCTACGGCATCACCAGCGTGCTGGCGCAGGCGTGGTACGATGTGGAACTGCTCTTCCACGTGGAGCCCGGCAGCTTCATCCCGCCGCCCAAGGTCCGCAGCTCGGTGATCCGCATGAAGCGCAACGAAGCGGACAAGCTGAGCTGCGATGAGGCCCTCTTCTTCCGTGTGGTGAAGACCGCCTTCAACCAGCGCCGCAAGACCCTGCATAATGCGCTCAAACCGCTGCCCGATTTGAAGGCGCCGTTGCCGGAGCGTTTCGCAGGCAAGCGCGCGGAGCAGCTGAGCGTGGCGGATTTCGTGGAGATGACCACCGCGATCGCCGCGATGAACGGCTGA